A window from Kovacikia minuta CCNUW1 encodes these proteins:
- a CDS encoding tetratricopeptide repeat protein, with protein MKDFFVSYNRHDRAWAEWIAWTLEAAGYTTVIQAWDFRAGGNFVLDMQKAASEAERTIAVLSENYLKSRFTAPEWAAAFAQDPTGEKHLLIPVRIGACEPTGLLGPIVYVDLVGIDEAAAENVLRRSLDENRAKPEQKPRFPGGESSQSDRPKPVFPPSIPSNLPPVSAIFVGREEELERLHTQLQTGDTVAISAISGMGGIGKTELAAQYALEQRDMGTYPGGICWLKAREDLGTQIVLFARSHLELAIPEDLELAAQMAYCWNHWRPGNTLLVLDDVQTYQAVAGVSVPQRSQFRVLLTTRLKLQSPVQDFEIKVLSEEKAIELLQTLVDRDRPDLRLLQEVGDLDTTKQICQWLGYLPLGIELVGRYLARKPDTSLETLWQRLQDKRLEAKALKAATREMPTPLGVAAAFELSWQELTPPAQRSAALLSLFALAEIPWTLVEACLPDMDSEDLEDLRDESLLTLHLLERTDQGMYQLHQLLREFFAAKREQMADVEQLKRSFCRVMVTVAQKIPRTATLDLIEQLTPVIPHLKEAATTLHSCLTNEDLIIPSTCIGRFYMGQANFVEALSWRQQCVEIAKERFGFNHPDVAASLTNLAEVHQAQGLYQDSERLYNGAFYILERLLPHYPDRRGIFLCVAATSNGLANLYCKQGRYDKETELLYQNALTVFRQELGTHHPLVATGLLNLGNLYRLRGCDGEAETCFLKSLKIREQELGTEHPDYAASLNSLAVLYHSQKRYEEADSLFTRISNLNRCSLGENHLRTATDATNLAGVYQSQERYEEAESLLIESLSIIAQQLGEEHPDIVVPLNNLAMLYGSQGLYSKAESFFLQALAIAFDKLEEDHPCSQTAFQNFLRFLLEVIQEQRTDELSDDPLTQELLRQMQQGEE; from the coding sequence ATGAAGGATTTCTTTGTTAGCTACAACCGCCACGATCGTGCCTGGGCAGAATGGATCGCCTGGACACTGGAAGCAGCGGGATATACAACAGTCATTCAGGCATGGGATTTCCGGGCGGGGGGAAATTTCGTGCTGGATATGCAAAAGGCGGCATCGGAAGCGGAACGGACGATCGCGGTACTGTCAGAAAACTACTTAAAGTCAAGGTTTACGGCACCGGAATGGGCGGCTGCCTTTGCCCAAGATCCAACTGGCGAAAAACATTTACTGATTCCGGTGCGGATTGGAGCATGCGAACCAACAGGTTTATTAGGTCCGATCGTCTATGTTGATCTGGTGGGCATCGACGAGGCAGCAGCGGAGAATGTTTTGCGGCGATCGCTGGATGAAAACCGCGCCAAGCCGGAGCAAAAGCCACGCTTTCCGGGAGGGGAGTCTTCCCAGAGCGATCGACCGAAACCCGTCTTTCCGCCCAGCATTCCCTCTAACCTGCCACCCGTGAGCGCCATCTTTGTGGGTCGGGAGGAGGAGCTAGAGCGGCTGCACACCCAACTGCAAACCGGAGACACGGTTGCCATTTCTGCCATTTCCGGGATGGGGGGCATTGGTAAAACAGAACTGGCTGCCCAATATGCTCTGGAACAGCGAGACATGGGCACCTACCCGGGCGGCATTTGCTGGCTCAAGGCACGGGAAGACCTGGGCACCCAGATTGTGTTGTTTGCCCGATCGCACCTGGAACTGGCAATCCCCGAAGACCTGGAATTAGCCGCCCAGATGGCGTACTGCTGGAATCACTGGCGACCAGGAAACACGCTGCTGGTGTTGGATGATGTGCAGACCTATCAAGCTGTGGCAGGGGTGTCAGTGCCGCAGCGATCGCAGTTTCGCGTGCTGCTGACGACCCGCCTGAAACTCCAATCCCCCGTGCAAGATTTTGAAATCAAGGTGCTGTCGGAGGAGAAGGCGATCGAATTATTGCAGACGCTGGTGGATCGCGATCGCCCAGATCTCCGACTTCTTCAAGAAGTCGGAGATCTAGATACCACGAAACAAATTTGTCAGTGGTTGGGCTATTTGCCCTTAGGTATCGAGTTGGTGGGGAGGTATCTGGCGCGAAAACCAGATACCTCCCTGGAGACCCTGTGGCAACGCTTGCAGGATAAACGACTGGAAGCCAAAGCTCTGAAAGCAGCCACCCGGGAAATGCCCACACCTCTGGGAGTCGCCGCCGCCTTTGAGTTGAGCTGGCAGGAACTGACCCCACCCGCCCAACGGTCAGCCGCCCTGCTGAGCCTGTTTGCCCTGGCAGAAATCCCCTGGACGCTGGTAGAAGCCTGCTTGCCGGACATGGATAGCGAAGACCTGGAAGACCTGCGGGATGAATCGCTGCTTACCCTGCACCTGTTGGAACGCACCGACCAGGGGATGTACCAATTACACCAACTCCTGCGCGAATTTTTTGCCGCCAAGCGAGAGCAAATGGCAGATGTCGAGCAATTGAAGCGATCGTTTTGTCGAGTGATGGTGACAGTGGCGCAAAAAATCCCCCGAACGGCAACATTAGACTTAATTGAGCAACTGACACCTGTAATTCCGCATCTCAAGGAAGCAGCAACAACGCTCCATTCTTGTCTAACAAACGAAGATTTGATTATACCCTCTACCTGTATCGGTCGTTTCTATATGGGACAAGCAAATTTTGTAGAGGCATTATCGTGGAGGCAGCAATGTGTTGAAATTGCCAAAGAAAGATTTGGATTCAACCATCCAGATGTCGCAGCAAGTCTTACTAACTTGGCAGAAGTTCATCAGGCACAAGGGCTATATCAGGATTCTGAACGGCTTTACAATGGAGCTTTCTATATTCTTGAACGTCTGTTGCCGCACTATCCCGATAGAAGGGGAATTTTTCTTTGCGTAGCAGCTACTTCTAACGGTTTGGCAAATTTGTACTGCAAGCAAGGGCGCTATGACAAGGAAACTGAGTTACTTTACCAAAATGCACTTACTGTTTTTAGGCAAGAGTTAGGAACTCACCATCCACTTGTTGCAACTGGTCTTCTCAATTTAGGAAATCTATATCGTTTACGAGGATGTGATGGTGAAGCAGAAACCTGTTTTCTAAAATCGCTAAAAATTCGAGAGCAGGAATTGGGAACTGAGCATCCTGACTATGCAGCCAGTCTTAATAGTTTAGCAGTCCTATATCATTCTCAAAAGCGCTATGAGGAGGCGGACTCTCTGTTCACTAGAATCTCTAATCTCAATCGATGTTCATTAGGTGAAAATCACCTTCGTACTGCAACGGATGCTACTAATTTAGCTGGCGTTTACCAGAGTCAAGAGCGCTATGAGGAAGCAGAGTCTCTACTAATAGAATCGCTATCGATTATCGCTCAGCAGTTGGGAGAAGAGCATCCTGATATTGTAGTCCCGCTCAATAATCTAGCAATGCTATATGGATCTCAAGGACTTTACAGCAAAGCAGAGTCTTTCTTTCTTCAAGCACTGGCAATCGCCTTTGACAAGTTAGAAGAAGATCACCCGTGCAGCCAAACTGCTTTTCAAAACTTCCTTCGATTCTTATTAGAGGTCATTCAGGAGCAACGCACCGATGAACTCTCGGATGATCCGCTGACGCAAGAACTGTTGCGGCAGATGCAGCAGGGTGAGGAGTGA
- a CDS encoding DUF6888 family protein, whose protein sequence is MSKLRNPLFCPTLEQNFASVCVCQMLSNYYRNIELFRFNERTGEIYIFASEELQIIIPRSGSWRFV, encoded by the coding sequence GTGTCAAAGTTGAGGAACCCCTTATTCTGCCCAACATTAGAGCAAAACTTTGCAAGTGTATGCGTTTGTCAAATGCTTTCAAACTATTACCGCAATATTGAGCTATTTCGATTTAATGAACGGACTGGAGAAATCTATATCTTTGCGAGTGAAGAGCTACAGATCATTATCCCGCGCAGTGGGAGTTGGAGATTTGTATGA
- a CDS encoding DUF6887 family protein: MKPNYSEMTNAQLRAYILQHRDDLDAMEAFFARRSPDAEATWFHPPKTAEEWHQQIEMLRPILERNSNHES, translated from the coding sequence ATGAAACCGAACTATAGCGAAATGACTAATGCTCAATTGAGAGCATATATTCTTCAACACCGAGATGATCTAGACGCAATGGAAGCATTTTTTGCTAGACGCAGTCCGGATGCCGAAGCAACCTGGTTTCATCCTCCCAAAACAGCGGAAGAATGGCACCAGCAAATAGAAATGCTGCGACCTATTTTAGAGCGAAACAGCAATCACGAGAGTTGA
- the ilvD gene encoding dihydroxy-acid dehydratase: MSENLRSQVVTQGVQRSPNRAMLRAVGFRDEDFTKPIVGIANGHSTITPCNMGIEPLAKRAEAGIRLAGGMPQMFGTITISDGISMGTEGMKYSLVSRDVIADSIETACMGQSMDGVITIGGCDKNMPGAMIAIARMNIPAIFVYGGTIKPGHLNGQDLTVVSAFEAVGQYSAGKISHEQMTDVERHACPGAGSCGGMYTANTMSSAFEAMGMSLMYSSTMAAEDEEKADSAEKSAVVLLDAIRSQRLPRHIITRKSIENAIAVIMAIGGSTNAVLHFLAIAHAAGVELKLDDFETIRDRVPVLCDLKPSGRYVATDLHKAGGIPQVMKMLLAHGLLHGDALTITGQTVAELLKEIPAEPRADQEVIRPWNNPLYTQGHLAILKGNLATEGAVAKITGVKKPEITGPARVFESEEACLDAILAGKIQAGDILVIRYEGPKGGAGMREMLAPTSAIIGAGLGDAVGLITDGRFSGGTYGMVVGHVAPEAYVGGTIALIREGDSITIDAHNRLLQLNVSDAELAQRRAQWQPPKPRYTTGVLAKYAKLVSSSSLGAVTDLNLF; this comes from the coding sequence ATGTCGGAGAACTTAAGAAGCCAGGTTGTTACCCAGGGAGTTCAGCGATCGCCCAACCGTGCCATGCTCCGTGCCGTTGGGTTTAGGGACGAGGACTTTACGAAACCGATCGTCGGCATTGCCAACGGACACAGCACCATTACGCCCTGCAACATGGGGATTGAACCACTGGCAAAGCGGGCAGAAGCTGGAATTCGACTGGCGGGTGGCATGCCCCAGATGTTTGGCACGATTACCATCAGTGATGGAATTTCGATGGGGACTGAGGGAATGAAGTATTCCCTCGTATCACGGGACGTGATCGCAGACTCGATCGAAACTGCCTGTATGGGACAGAGCATGGATGGGGTGATCACCATCGGCGGCTGCGACAAAAATATGCCGGGAGCCATGATTGCGATCGCCCGCATGAACATTCCCGCCATCTTTGTCTATGGGGGCACCATTAAACCGGGTCATCTGAATGGACAGGATCTCACGGTCGTGAGTGCGTTTGAGGCAGTGGGGCAGTACAGTGCCGGAAAAATTTCCCACGAGCAAATGACGGACGTGGAGCGGCATGCTTGTCCCGGTGCAGGCTCCTGCGGTGGGATGTACACGGCAAACACAATGTCGTCTGCCTTTGAAGCAATGGGCATGAGTTTGATGTATTCCTCCACAATGGCAGCGGAGGATGAGGAGAAGGCAGATAGCGCCGAGAAGTCAGCGGTGGTACTGCTGGATGCAATCCGGAGCCAGCGGTTGCCGCGCCACATCATTACCCGCAAATCGATCGAAAATGCAATTGCGGTGATCATGGCGATCGGCGGTTCGACCAATGCTGTGCTGCACTTTTTGGCAATTGCCCATGCCGCTGGGGTGGAGCTGAAGCTGGATGACTTTGAGACGATTCGCGATCGAGTCCCCGTCCTGTGCGACCTCAAACCTTCCGGGCGCTACGTTGCCACCGACTTGCACAAAGCGGGCGGCATTCCCCAGGTGATGAAAATGCTGCTGGCACATGGCTTACTCCACGGTGATGCCCTCACCATTACCGGGCAAACGGTGGCAGAACTGCTGAAGGAGATCCCCGCCGAACCCCGTGCAGACCAGGAGGTGATCCGTCCCTGGAATAATCCCCTGTATACCCAGGGACATCTGGCAATCCTGAAGGGCAACCTGGCAACGGAAGGTGCAGTCGCTAAAATCACGGGGGTAAAGAAGCCCGAAATTACCGGACCGGCGCGGGTGTTTGAGTCGGAAGAAGCCTGCCTGGATGCGATCCTGGCGGGCAAGATTCAGGCAGGCGATATTCTTGTGATTCGTTACGAAGGTCCCAAGGGGGGGGCGGGGATGCGCGAAATGCTGGCTCCCACTTCGGCAATTATTGGAGCGGGGCTGGGCGATGCAGTGGGATTAATTACCGATGGGCGCTTCTCCGGTGGCACCTACGGCATGGTGGTGGGACATGTGGCACCAGAGGCTTACGTGGGTGGCACGATCGCCCTGATTCGGGAAGGCGACTCAATTACGATCGATGCCCACAACCGCCTGCTGCAACTCAATGTATCTGATGCAGAACTGGCGCAACGCCGCGCCCAATGGCAACCGCCCAAACCGCGTTACACCACAGGCGTATTGGCGAAATATGCCAAATTGGTCTCTTCCAGCAGTCTGGGTGCCGTCACCGATTTGAACTTGTTCTAG
- a CDS encoding IctB family putative bicarbonate transporter, with the protein MNSFWQTLTLSTVPFYQWRSASFLHRLLKPLRRWRSSSFMLEWGDLVGAVLVSLVFAIAPFVSDSKDTLGILLIACAGFWLLLTLSDEPETGSDGQTGSDQDRDQSFAAVVRRLSPVPLPLTTPIHLIVLIYWGISVVATGLSPVKRAALVGLGKLTLYLILFALMARVLRSPRVRSVVITVYLLAALAVSAYGLQQWFSGAAALATWVDPESPLAKTTRVYSYLGNPNLLAAYLVPAITFSVAAIFVWQRWLPKLLALLMVVVNGACLILTFSRGGWIGMVVSIFVLALLLVQWWNISLPKFWRVWSVPIAMGTVAGVVVLAVLVLPPLRDRASSIFLGRGDSSNNYRINVWYSVIDMIKARPILGIGPGNVAFNQIYPIYQRPRFSALSAYSVILEVAAETGIIGLTCFIWLLLVTFNLAWDQFQKLRQARSRQGFWLMAAIATLIGMLGHGMFDTVLYRPQVNTLWWLMFALIASYYSQPAKEPDHYTDEWA; encoded by the coding sequence ATGAACTCGTTCTGGCAAACGCTCACCCTCTCAACTGTGCCCTTTTATCAGTGGCGCAGTGCCAGCTTTTTGCACCGCTTGCTGAAACCACTGCGCCGCTGGCGTAGCAGCAGTTTCATGCTGGAGTGGGGAGATTTAGTGGGAGCGGTACTGGTCAGCCTGGTGTTTGCGATCGCCCCCTTTGTTTCCGACAGCAAGGATACGCTGGGAATACTGCTGATTGCCTGTGCGGGTTTCTGGTTGTTGCTGACCCTATCAGATGAGCCGGAAACGGGGAGCGATGGGCAGACGGGAAGTGATCAAGATCGGGACCAGTCGTTTGCAGCCGTTGTCCGTCGGCTTTCTCCCGTTCCCTTACCCCTCACCACACCCATTCATCTAATTGTTCTAATCTACTGGGGGATCTCGGTGGTGGCAACGGGGTTGTCTCCGGTCAAGAGAGCCGCCCTGGTGGGATTAGGCAAATTAACGCTTTACCTGATTCTGTTTGCCTTGATGGCACGGGTGTTGCGATCGCCCAGGGTTCGGTCTGTGGTGATCACGGTCTATCTGCTGGCAGCGCTAGCGGTCAGTGCCTATGGCTTGCAGCAATGGTTTTCTGGAGCGGCAGCCCTGGCAACCTGGGTTGATCCAGAATCGCCCCTGGCGAAAACAACTCGGGTTTATAGCTACCTGGGCAACCCGAACTTACTGGCTGCCTACCTGGTGCCAGCTATCACCTTTAGTGTTGCAGCAATTTTTGTCTGGCAACGGTGGCTCCCCAAACTTCTGGCACTGCTGATGGTGGTGGTCAATGGAGCCTGCCTGATCCTCACCTTTAGCCGGGGGGGATGGATTGGGATGGTCGTTTCCATTTTTGTGCTGGCGCTGTTGTTAGTGCAGTGGTGGAATATTTCCCTACCCAAGTTCTGGCGGGTCTGGTCGGTTCCCATTGCTATGGGAACCGTTGCCGGAGTGGTCGTTCTGGCGGTTTTGGTGCTGCCCCCCCTGCGCGATCGCGCCAGCAGCATCTTTTTGGGGCGAGGCGATAGCAGTAACAACTACCGGATCAATGTCTGGTATTCGGTGATTGATATGATTAAAGCCAGACCAATTCTGGGGATTGGCCCTGGCAATGTCGCGTTTAACCAGATCTACCCGATCTATCAACGCCCCCGGTTTTCGGCTCTGAGCGCCTACTCCGTTATTCTGGAAGTTGCCGCAGAAACGGGAATTATTGGTCTAACCTGTTTTATCTGGTTGCTGCTGGTAACCTTTAATCTAGCCTGGGATCAGTTTCAGAAGTTACGGCAAGCAAGAAGCCGTCAGGGTTTCTGGCTAATGGCAGCGATCGCCACTTTAATTGGGATGCTCGGTCATGGCATGTTCGACACGGTGCTATACCGCCCCCAGGTCAATACCCTCTGGTGGCTCATGTTTGCCCTGATTGCTAGCTACTACAGCCAACCTGCAAAAGAACCGGACCACTATACGGATGAGTGGGCTTAA
- a CDS encoding SpoIID/LytB domain-containing protein — protein sequence MRLILDKYPNLEKHPIIQVIRYRKPWLLPLFFSLSLVPIALVKSFSSPPPPENLQINLGLSGSEQLAQKVNQELSQKAPPQKVSKTQTKKQPQPKPQKKPSTQTAQRRAASPPPPAPANSSQLDMLVEIAKGASSLAISTSTPGAIVDDRGRPLRAIEKMQAIYAEPGGGGINLNSWQAPTSFWVEAIQGGYVFIGERWYRGRVRIILQPEGLLAVNQVGLEDYLVSVVGSEMYSHWPIEALKAQAVAARSYALARYVQPPSDYYHIGSDEAYQVYKGLETETGTTRAAVQATASQILSYKGGIVDSTYAASDDIVISAHGGRGMSQQGAFKLASKGFDYLHILGNYYPGAGLARLQLGR from the coding sequence ATGCGTCTCATTCTTGATAAGTATCCAAACCTCGAAAAGCATCCCATTATTCAGGTTATTCGATATCGCAAACCGTGGTTGCTGCCCCTATTTTTTTCCCTTTCGCTGGTGCCGATCGCGCTGGTAAAATCCTTTTCTTCCCCACCACCCCCTGAGAATCTGCAAATTAACCTGGGTTTGAGCGGTTCCGAGCAGTTGGCTCAAAAAGTGAATCAGGAGCTAAGCCAGAAAGCTCCTCCTCAGAAAGTTAGTAAGACACAGACTAAAAAGCAACCTCAGCCAAAACCCCAAAAGAAACCATCCACTCAAACCGCGCAGCGTCGGGCTGCATCACCCCCCCCACCTGCCCCAGCCAACTCCAGCCAGCTTGACATGCTGGTTGAGATTGCGAAGGGTGCCAGTTCATTAGCAATCAGTACGTCTACCCCCGGTGCAATTGTGGATGACCGAGGGCGTCCGTTGCGGGCGATCGAAAAGATGCAGGCAATCTATGCAGAACCCGGTGGGGGGGGCATCAACTTGAATTCCTGGCAGGCACCCACTTCCTTTTGGGTTGAAGCGATCCAGGGCGGTTACGTGTTTATTGGAGAGCGCTGGTATCGTGGACGAGTCCGAATTATTTTGCAACCGGAGGGACTGCTCGCCGTAAACCAGGTTGGACTTGAGGATTACCTGGTCAGCGTTGTAGGAAGCGAGATGTACTCCCACTGGCCGATCGAAGCACTAAAAGCCCAAGCCGTCGCAGCCCGATCGTATGCCCTGGCTCGCTACGTTCAACCCCCCAGCGACTACTACCACATTGGTTCCGATGAAGCATACCAGGTTTATAAAGGGCTGGAAACAGAAACCGGCACCACTCGTGCAGCAGTCCAGGCAACAGCCAGTCAAATTCTGAGCTATAAAGGGGGAATTGTAGACTCTACCTATGCCGCCTCTGATGACATTGTGATTTCGGCCCACGGTGGCAGAGGCATGAGTCAGCAGGGCGCTTTTAAGCTGGCGTCGAAAGGCTTTGATTACTTACATATTCTAGGAAACTACTACCCTGGGGCAGGTCTGGCCCGGCTTCAGCTTGGCAGGTGA
- the hpxO gene encoding FAD-dependent urate hydroxylase HpxO, giving the protein MENLKVIVIGAGMGGLTTGIALRQVGYEVEIYDRVRELRPAGAAISLWSNGIKVLNRLGLGKEIAHIGGHMDRMAYYSCTGEKLTDFSLLPLIQRVGQCPYPVARSELQQMLLHAFGQEQVHLGAKCVGVEQDATSVTALFEDGSKATGDLLVAADGTHSVIRPYVVGYPVERRYVGYVNWNGIVPATEDLAPKTSWVLYVGEHKRASLMPIANDRFYFFLDVPLPQEKALEAGDLRSDLKAFFAGWAEPVQTLIQRLEPEKTNRVLIHDVDPLPTLVRGRVALLGDSGHCTAPDLGQGGSQAIEDAFVLANCLVTTNISVEDALRRYETARKERVAEIVLRARKRADMMHGTNPTITQEWYEELRSEDGTEIINGLCKTILGGPLQ; this is encoded by the coding sequence ATGGAAAACCTGAAAGTCATCGTAATTGGTGCCGGGATGGGTGGTTTAACCACGGGCATTGCTTTGCGTCAGGTTGGCTACGAAGTCGAAATTTACGATCGCGTGCGGGAGTTGCGTCCGGCTGGGGCAGCAATTTCTCTCTGGTCTAATGGCATCAAAGTTTTGAATCGGCTGGGCTTGGGCAAGGAAATTGCCCACATCGGCGGGCACATGGATCGAATGGCTTATTACAGTTGTACGGGCGAAAAGCTAACTGACTTTAGTTTGTTACCCCTGATTCAGCGGGTTGGACAATGCCCCTATCCCGTTGCCCGCTCGGAACTGCAACAAATGCTGCTGCACGCTTTTGGACAGGAGCAGGTTCACCTGGGGGCAAAATGTGTGGGAGTTGAGCAGGATGCCACCAGTGTCACCGCCTTGTTTGAAGACGGCAGCAAGGCAACGGGTGATCTTCTGGTAGCCGCAGATGGCACTCACTCAGTCATTCGTCCCTATGTGGTGGGTTATCCCGTTGAACGACGCTACGTGGGCTACGTCAACTGGAATGGAATTGTACCCGCAACCGAGGATTTGGCTCCCAAAACCAGCTGGGTACTCTATGTGGGTGAGCACAAACGGGCTTCCCTGATGCCGATCGCCAACGATCGCTTCTACTTCTTCTTAGACGTTCCGTTGCCCCAGGAAAAAGCATTAGAAGCGGGCGACCTGCGCTCAGATTTGAAGGCTTTTTTTGCCGGTTGGGCGGAACCTGTACAGACTTTAATCCAGCGTCTTGAACCTGAAAAAACAAATCGGGTGCTGATTCACGATGTCGATCCCCTGCCCACCCTGGTTCGGGGCCGGGTTGCCTTGCTGGGAGATTCTGGGCACTGCACCGCACCGGATCTGGGCCAGGGTGGCAGCCAGGCAATTGAAGATGCCTTCGTTCTGGCAAACTGTTTGGTCACCACCAATATTAGTGTGGAAGATGCCCTCAGACGGTACGAAACAGCACGGAAAGAACGGGTGGCTGAAATCGTTTTACGTGCCCGCAAACGAGCCGACATGATGCACGGCACAAATCCCACCATCACCCAGGAATGGTATGAGGAACTGAGGTCTGAAGACGGTACAGAGATCATTAACGGGCTATGTAAAACGATTCTGGGGGGGCCGTTGCAGTAA
- the uraH gene encoding hydroxyisourate hydrolase, with protein sequence MGKLTTHVLDTAHGCPAADLAIELWSVDPSGQKTLLKVVTTNADGRTDAPLLIDAELVTGIYELVFEIGSYFAQKIETLPDPPFLDRVPIQFGIADSTAHYHVPLLASPWSYSTYRGS encoded by the coding sequence ATGGGCAAACTCACCACTCACGTTTTAGATACGGCTCATGGTTGTCCGGCAGCAGATCTGGCGATCGAACTCTGGTCGGTTGATCCATCAGGGCAAAAAACGTTGCTTAAAGTCGTCACGACCAATGCGGATGGACGAACGGATGCACCACTGTTGATAGACGCGGAACTCGTGACGGGGATTTATGAATTGGTGTTTGAGATCGGGTCTTACTTTGCCCAGAAAATAGAAACGTTACCTGACCCTCCCTTTCTCGATCGCGTTCCAATTCAGTTTGGCATTGCCGACTCAACAGCCCATTACCACGTCCCATTACTTGCCTCACCCTGGTCCTACAGTACCTACCGGGGAAGCTAA
- a CDS encoding prohibitin family protein, translated as MKNPSNQSFQTTLAIILVSIIALIGLNSFVIINPGEAGVLSVLGKAQDGALLEGIHLKPPLISSVDIYDVTVQKFEVPAQSSTKDLQQLSASFAINFRLDPTQAVEIRRKQGTLQNIVAKIIAPQTQESFKIAAARRTVEEAITKRDELKQDFDIALGGRLAKYGIIVLDTSVVDLTFSTEFSKAVEEKQIAEQRAQRAVYIAQEAEQEAEANVNRAKGQAEAQRLLRETLSPEILQRQAIDKWDGKFPLVMGGNSALPFINIDPAKLESKNLQAAQ; from the coding sequence GTGAAGAACCCGTCAAACCAAAGTTTTCAGACCACCCTGGCAATTATTTTGGTCAGCATTATTGCCCTGATTGGGCTAAACTCCTTTGTCATCATCAACCCTGGGGAAGCAGGCGTGTTGAGTGTGCTGGGAAAAGCCCAGGATGGGGCGCTGCTGGAGGGCATTCACCTGAAACCACCCTTAATTTCCTCCGTGGATATCTACGATGTGACGGTACAGAAGTTTGAGGTGCCTGCCCAAAGCTCAACCAAGGATCTCCAGCAGTTATCTGCCAGTTTTGCAATTAACTTCCGTCTCGATCCAACCCAGGCTGTGGAAATTCGACGCAAACAGGGGACACTGCAAAATATTGTGGCAAAAATCATTGCTCCCCAGACCCAGGAATCCTTTAAGATTGCGGCTGCCCGTCGAACTGTGGAAGAGGCGATTACCAAACGGGATGAACTAAAACAGGATTTTGATATCGCGCTGGGTGGACGCTTAGCAAAATACGGCATCATCGTTCTGGACACGAGTGTGGTGGATTTAACCTTCTCGACCGAATTTTCTAAGGCGGTGGAGGAGAAACAAATTGCTGAGCAGCGGGCACAACGAGCGGTCTACATTGCCCAGGAAGCCGAGCAGGAAGCGGAGGCAAATGTGAATCGGGCAAAGGGGCAGGCAGAAGCCCAACGGTTGTTGCGAGAAACCCTTTCACCGGAGATTCTGCAACGACAGGCGATCGACAAATGGGATGGCAAGTTTCCGCTGGTGATGGGGGGGAACAGTGCCCTTCCTTTTATCAACATTGACCCCGCAAAACTAGAGTCGAAGAACCTCCAGGCAGCACAGTGA